One genomic region from Candidatus Nitrosopumilus koreensis AR1 encodes:
- the fsa gene encoding fructose-6-phosphate aldolase produces MKIFLDTANLESIKKFNDMGLLDGITTNPSLMSKEGGNPKDAMEEITKIIKGDVSLEVVSTEFSGMIDEGKRLREYGNNVVVKVPMTPDGLKACKLLSSEGIPVNVTLVFSPNQALLAAKSGAKYVSPFIGRLDDIGQDGMNLIKEIKIIFSNYNFATEILVASVRHPMHVVEAAKIGADVVTLPPGVLDKMLQHPLTKIGLENFLKDWEKVKSENPDVKI; encoded by the coding sequence AAATTTAACGACATGGGGTTGCTTGATGGGATCACTACTAACCCATCTTTGATGTCAAAAGAAGGCGGTAACCCAAAAGATGCAATGGAAGAAATTACAAAAATTATCAAGGGTGATGTTAGTTTGGAAGTTGTTAGCACTGAATTTTCTGGAATGATTGATGAGGGAAAACGACTACGTGAATATGGAAACAACGTTGTTGTTAAAGTTCCTATGACTCCTGATGGCCTAAAAGCATGCAAGTTACTTTCTTCTGAAGGAATTCCTGTAAATGTAACCTTGGTCTTTTCTCCAAATCAAGCTTTGCTTGCTGCAAAGTCTGGTGCAAAATATGTCAGTCCATTTATAGGAAGATTAGATGATATTGGCCAAGATGGAATGAATTTGATTAAAGAAATAAAGATAATTTTTTCAAATTATAACTTTGCAACTGAAATACTAGTTGCAAGTGTTCGTCATCCAATGCATGTGGTTGAAGCTGCAAAAATTGGAGCTGATGTGGTGACTTTGCCTCCTGGAGTATTAGATAAAATGCTTCAACATCCATTAACAAAAATTGGTTTAGAAAACTTTCTCAAAGATTGGGAAAAAGTCAAATCTGAAAATCCTGATGTCAAAATCTAA